A region of Pyxidicoccus parkwaysis DNA encodes the following proteins:
- a CDS encoding GAF domain-containing protein, which translates to MAEVTLDLRGMPKAEAYAELKQHVLAVLEGIDDDITGMSTMSCLLHHAFGHLWTGFYRVVTPGKLLRVGPYQGTLGCLEIQFGRGVCGASAAKGETVVVADVHAFPGHITCDGRSASEIVVPVFGRNRELIAVLDIDSEHKNTFDEVDRRELEDLMRWFQK; encoded by the coding sequence ATGGCGGAAGTCACTCTTGACCTACGCGGCATGCCGAAGGCTGAGGCCTATGCGGAGCTGAAGCAGCACGTCCTCGCGGTGCTCGAGGGCATCGACGACGACATCACGGGCATGTCCACCATGAGCTGCCTGCTGCACCACGCCTTCGGCCACCTGTGGACGGGCTTCTACCGGGTGGTGACGCCCGGGAAGCTGCTGCGCGTGGGGCCCTACCAGGGCACCCTCGGCTGCCTGGAAATCCAGTTCGGCAGGGGCGTCTGCGGCGCGTCCGCGGCCAAGGGCGAGACGGTGGTAGTCGCCGACGTGCACGCCTTCCCCGGTCACATCACCTGCGACGGACGCTCGGCGTCGGAAATCGTCGTGCCGGTGTTCGGCCGGAACCGCGAGCTCATCGCGGTGCTCGACATCGACTCCGAGCACAAGAACACCTTCGACGAGGTGGACCGGCGCGAGCTGGAAGACCTGATGCGCTGGTTTCAGAAGTAA
- a CDS encoding DUF2314 domain-containing protein codes for MEVYLLAIEQDGPAPLDALRASFATDDVEFTPDEDAQGFTLKADTSEVKVRLTVGAEHLPRFSKEVFSGSTEAFERLGRSRAFYRLSVEPGGPQPTLPVFEALWAVRTLLEHVKGVLVDITAFKLHEPDDVVEITELDFDIRDHVHLHAVEVTEGDTPLWVHSHGMEKFGARDLEIFHLAEGDLLAAESFLHELCTDLAFGQGPALRSQVGTSEGQSFMLVPSEEARTNLLGVPLDTFEGHEGLFLSVVSPGGRHNTSQLLAPYRERFEKEPEEQTQAMRREAQALLPSFLARFQRKGLMEPLMFLVRAPFDTHPDGGTVAENLWLEVMARDEGSLVGKLIDGAVHTTEWRKGAHVEVDEGQVNALAITREGRTLDEQEIRALLNAERPM; via the coding sequence ATGGAGGTCTATCTCCTCGCCATCGAGCAGGACGGGCCGGCGCCGCTCGACGCGCTGCGTGCATCGTTCGCCACGGACGACGTGGAGTTCACTCCGGACGAGGACGCGCAGGGCTTCACGCTGAAGGCGGACACGTCCGAGGTGAAGGTGCGGCTGACGGTGGGCGCCGAGCACCTGCCGCGCTTCAGCAAGGAGGTCTTCAGCGGCAGCACGGAGGCCTTCGAGCGGCTGGGTCGCTCGCGGGCCTTCTACCGGCTGTCGGTGGAGCCGGGCGGGCCGCAGCCCACGCTGCCCGTCTTCGAGGCGCTGTGGGCGGTGCGCACGTTGCTGGAGCACGTGAAGGGCGTGCTGGTGGACATCACCGCCTTCAAGCTGCACGAGCCCGACGACGTGGTGGAAATCACCGAGCTGGACTTCGACATCCGGGACCACGTGCACCTGCACGCGGTGGAAGTCACGGAGGGCGACACGCCGCTGTGGGTGCACTCGCACGGCATGGAGAAGTTCGGCGCGCGGGACCTGGAGATCTTCCACCTCGCGGAGGGGGATTTGCTCGCGGCGGAGAGCTTCCTCCACGAGCTGTGCACGGACCTGGCCTTCGGGCAGGGGCCGGCGCTGCGCTCGCAGGTGGGCACCAGCGAGGGGCAGAGCTTCATGCTCGTGCCGTCCGAGGAGGCCCGCACCAACCTGCTCGGCGTGCCGCTGGACACCTTCGAGGGCCACGAGGGGCTATTCCTCTCCGTGGTGTCCCCCGGCGGTCGACACAACACGTCACAGCTCCTGGCGCCGTACCGCGAGCGCTTCGAGAAGGAGCCCGAGGAGCAGACGCAGGCCATGCGGCGCGAGGCCCAGGCGCTGCTGCCGTCCTTCCTCGCGCGCTTCCAGCGCAAGGGGCTGATGGAGCCGCTGATGTTCCTCGTGCGCGCCCCCTTCGACACCCACCCGGACGGCGGGACGGTGGCGGAGAACCTCTGGCTGGAGGTCATGGCCCGGGACGAGGGGAGCCTGGTGGGCAAGCTGATTGATGGCGCGGTGCACACCACGGAGTGGCGCAAGGGTGCGCACGTGGAGGTGGACGAGGGCCAGGTCAACGCGCTGGCCATCACCCGGGAGGGCAGGACGCTGGACGAGCAGGAGATTCGTGCGCTCCTGAACGCCGAGCGGCCGATGTAG
- a CDS encoding serine/threonine protein kinase: MGMVFRATQTSVQRPVAVKTLNPSLAAAPQFFERFRREAEIASRLRHPNVITIFDFGRAPDGTCYFVMELLQGESLKEMVKREGPMSLRRAVSLVEQACQGLAHAHAEGCVHRDLKPHNIMVQQLSGKDFVKVLDFGLVKAMEAEEEEQLTSTGQVLGTPQYMPPEQAGGEAVDQRSDLYSMAGVLYFCLTGSSPFGANTVRKALTAALTQQVPSVNTKRQGAPVPSALDAFFKKALSPEKEDRYQNAQEFIDAMQDTIADLSPEELDAMPSGGVSSGAHERGSGSRASGSRAGRPSGSGSGVRAPRAGAPSAGRGSTPSNIVVAKSQAAPAGSGSSPSRARPTTPAPRAAPPAPPPPPPAPEGMSTGKKVALVAVPLVLLGIGAAVVLGSSGGGTQQPALTPIEAAKPSPVAAGNTGTPSTASKNLIVTFNSTPSGASIYEGTEMLGTTPIKLELPRDKVTALSFRLAGYKDEERTLNFSRIAGDSQSVEVTLEQVRAAAPSPRPTKPKQSGGQDISVFE, from the coding sequence ATGGGCATGGTGTTCCGCGCCACGCAGACGTCCGTGCAGCGCCCCGTCGCGGTGAAGACGCTGAACCCGTCGCTGGCCGCCGCGCCCCAGTTCTTCGAGCGCTTCCGCCGCGAGGCCGAAATCGCCAGCCGGCTGCGCCACCCGAACGTCATCACCATCTTCGACTTCGGCCGCGCGCCCGACGGCACCTGCTACTTCGTGATGGAGCTCCTGCAGGGCGAGAGCCTCAAGGAGATGGTGAAGCGAGAGGGGCCCATGTCCCTGCGCCGCGCCGTGAGCCTCGTCGAGCAGGCCTGCCAGGGCCTCGCGCACGCGCACGCCGAGGGCTGCGTGCACCGCGACCTCAAGCCGCACAACATCATGGTGCAGCAGCTCAGCGGCAAGGACTTCGTCAAGGTGCTGGACTTCGGTCTGGTGAAGGCGATGGAGGCCGAGGAGGAGGAGCAGCTCACCTCGACGGGACAGGTGCTGGGCACGCCGCAGTACATGCCGCCCGAGCAGGCCGGTGGCGAGGCGGTGGACCAGCGCTCGGACCTGTACTCCATGGCGGGCGTGCTCTACTTCTGCCTCACGGGCAGCTCGCCGTTCGGCGCCAACACCGTGCGCAAGGCGCTCACCGCGGCGCTCACGCAGCAGGTGCCGTCGGTGAACACCAAGCGCCAGGGCGCGCCGGTGCCGTCCGCGCTGGATGCGTTCTTCAAGAAGGCGCTGTCCCCCGAGAAGGAGGACCGCTACCAGAACGCGCAGGAGTTCATCGACGCGATGCAGGACACCATCGCGGACCTGTCGCCCGAGGAGCTGGATGCGATGCCCAGTGGCGGCGTCAGCTCGGGCGCGCACGAGCGCGGCAGCGGCAGCAGGGCCTCCGGCAGCCGCGCGGGACGTCCTAGTGGAAGCGGCAGCGGCGTGCGTGCGCCGCGCGCCGGTGCGCCCTCGGCGGGACGCGGCTCCACGCCGTCGAACATCGTCGTCGCGAAGAGCCAGGCGGCCCCGGCGGGCAGTGGCTCCTCGCCGAGCCGCGCTCGGCCGACCACTCCCGCGCCTCGGGCCGCGCCGCCGGCTCCGCCTCCGCCGCCTCCCGCTCCCGAGGGCATGTCCACCGGGAAGAAGGTCGCGCTGGTGGCGGTGCCGCTGGTGCTGCTCGGCATCGGCGCGGCGGTGGTGCTGGGAAGCTCGGGAGGTGGCACGCAGCAGCCTGCGCTGACGCCCATCGAGGCGGCGAAGCCGTCTCCGGTGGCGGCCGGCAACACGGGCACGCCGAGCACCGCGTCGAAGAACCTCATCGTGACGTTCAACTCGACGCCGTCCGGTGCGTCCATCTACGAGGGCACGGAGATGCTGGGCACCACGCCCATCAAGCTCGAGTTGCCTCGCGACAAGGTGACCGCGCTCAGCTTCCGGCTCGCCGGCTACAAGGACGAGGAGCGGACGCTCAACTTCAGCCGCATCGCCGGGGACAGCCAGTCCGTCGAGGTGACGCTGGAGCAGGTGCGCGCCGCCGCGCCGTCGCCGCGTCCCACGAAGCCGAAGCAGAGCGGCGGGCAGGACATCTCCGTCTTCGAGTAG
- a CDS encoding DMT family transporter yields MSTSAATATPAPAARAFSANDLAIIGVVIVWGTNYTVVKEALASIPALAFMSLRFTIAALAMGALLWAVEGWKPLPRKTFLKLTALGLVGNTVYQVCFIVGLAHTTAANSGMLTAVTPVLVAALGAMLGIDRLTRPLVVGLSLAVAGMLLVVSARGPNLGGATWMGDGLILAGCACWAVYTVGIRTVGTEVSALRITAISMLTGAPGVVLAGVPAVMKLDTANVGFNAWAGVVYSALVPLVLSYFIWGRTVQRVGSSRAALYNTGIPVVAALTAWAVRGEQPTLLQVLGAGLILTGVLLSRRK; encoded by the coding sequence GTGTCCACCTCCGCCGCCACCGCGACTCCCGCTCCCGCCGCCCGCGCGTTCTCCGCGAATGACCTGGCCATCATCGGCGTCGTCATCGTCTGGGGCACCAACTACACGGTGGTGAAGGAGGCGCTGGCGTCGATTCCGGCGCTGGCCTTCATGTCGCTGCGCTTCACCATTGCCGCGCTGGCCATGGGCGCGCTGCTGTGGGCGGTGGAGGGTTGGAAGCCGCTGCCCCGGAAGACGTTCCTCAAGCTCACCGCGCTGGGGCTGGTGGGGAACACGGTGTACCAGGTGTGCTTCATCGTCGGCCTGGCGCACACCACGGCGGCGAACAGCGGGATGCTCACGGCGGTGACGCCGGTGCTGGTGGCGGCGCTCGGGGCGATGCTAGGCATTGATCGGCTCACGCGGCCGCTGGTGGTGGGCTTGTCGCTCGCCGTGGCGGGCATGCTGCTGGTGGTGAGCGCACGAGGTCCGAACCTGGGCGGGGCGACGTGGATGGGGGACGGGCTCATCCTCGCGGGCTGTGCGTGCTGGGCGGTGTACACGGTGGGCATCCGCACGGTGGGCACGGAGGTGTCCGCGCTGCGCATCACCGCCATCTCCATGCTGACGGGAGCGCCGGGCGTGGTGCTAGCGGGAGTGCCGGCGGTGATGAAGCTGGACACCGCGAACGTGGGCTTCAACGCGTGGGCCGGCGTGGTGTACTCGGCGCTGGTGCCGCTGGTGCTCTCGTACTTCATCTGGGGGCGCACCGTGCAGCGCGTGGGCAGCAGCCGCGCGGCGCTCTACAACACCGGCATCCCCGTGGTGGCGGCCCTCACCGCCTGGGCCGTGCGCGGCGAGCAGCCCACCCTGCTCCAGGTGCTCGGCGCGGGCCTCATCCTCACGGGTGTGCTGCTGAGCCGGCGGAAGTAG
- a CDS encoding pseudouridine-5'-phosphate glycosidase yields MDLRFSDEVRRARDAGQPLVALETSVVAQGLPYPDNLAAARACEEAVRRAGAIPAAIAVVDGEVCIGLEEPAMRRLAEGKERLLKLGSRDLAVAVATRASGGTTVSATCELAAAAGIRVFATGGIGGVHRGASEHWDISQDIAALARYPVAVVCAGAKSVLDLPKTMELLETAGVTVIGVGTDELPSFYSRGSGIPLEHRVDDVDTAARIARARFETLGQGGLLYTVPPPEETSLPRNEVELHIASTLADADRQGIRGKAVTPFLLSEMAKRTGGKTLKANLALLTNNARFAGQLAVAYAKKG; encoded by the coding sequence ATGGACCTACGCTTTTCGGACGAGGTGCGACGCGCTCGCGACGCCGGCCAACCCCTGGTGGCCCTGGAGACGAGCGTCGTGGCCCAGGGGCTGCCGTACCCGGACAACCTGGCCGCCGCGCGCGCCTGTGAGGAGGCCGTCCGCCGCGCCGGCGCCATCCCCGCCGCCATCGCCGTGGTGGACGGAGAGGTGTGCATCGGCCTGGAGGAGCCCGCCATGCGCCGGCTCGCGGAGGGCAAGGAGCGCCTGCTCAAGCTCGGCTCCAGGGACCTCGCCGTCGCCGTGGCCACGCGCGCCTCGGGCGGCACCACCGTGAGCGCCACCTGCGAGCTGGCCGCCGCCGCCGGTATCCGCGTCTTCGCCACCGGCGGCATCGGCGGTGTGCACCGTGGCGCCTCCGAGCACTGGGACATCTCCCAGGACATCGCCGCGCTGGCCCGCTATCCTGTCGCCGTGGTGTGCGCGGGCGCCAAGTCCGTGCTGGACCTGCCGAAGACGATGGAGCTGCTGGAGACCGCCGGCGTGACTGTCATCGGCGTGGGCACCGACGAGCTGCCGTCCTTCTACAGCCGCGGCTCCGGCATCCCACTGGAGCACCGCGTGGATGACGTGGACACCGCCGCGCGCATCGCCCGCGCCCGCTTCGAGACGCTGGGACAGGGCGGGCTCCTCTACACCGTGCCTCCGCCCGAGGAGACGTCACTGCCTCGCAACGAGGTGGAGCTGCACATCGCCTCCACCCTCGCGGACGCGGACCGGCAGGGCATTCGCGGCAAGGCGGTGACGCCGTTCCTCCTGTCGGAGATGGCCAAGCGCACCGGCGGCAAGACACTCAAGGCCAACCTGGCGCTGCTCACCAACAACGCTCGCTTCGCCGGCCAGCTCGCCGTGGCCTACGCGAAGAAGGGCTGA
- a CDS encoding SIR2 family NAD-dependent protein deacylase encodes MDQLVLDSKTWLLVLTGAGVSAESGVPTFRGMDGLWENHPIEDVASPQGFTKDPTLVWRFYSQRRAGASAVKPNPGHDALVAWERHLGDRFLLATQNVDGLHRRAGSQRVVEMHGNLFKTRCSKCSRAPFEDTTVYPEGTVPTCDSCGGRLRPHIVWFGEYLDPADMQRIEDFALRGSTSGGRFVFLAAGTSGLVYPAAGIVNHVSEAGGETWLVNLDPAQNTSKFDNVITGKSGEVLPKLAKLV; translated from the coding sequence ATGGATCAGCTCGTCCTGGACTCGAAGACCTGGCTGCTCGTCCTCACGGGAGCAGGAGTTTCCGCCGAGAGCGGAGTTCCCACCTTTCGTGGAATGGACGGACTCTGGGAGAACCATCCCATCGAAGACGTGGCCTCGCCTCAAGGCTTCACGAAGGACCCCACGCTGGTGTGGCGCTTCTACTCGCAGCGTCGGGCGGGGGCCTCCGCCGTGAAGCCCAACCCCGGCCATGACGCGCTGGTGGCCTGGGAGCGCCACCTCGGGGACCGCTTCCTCCTGGCCACGCAGAACGTGGACGGGCTGCACCGCCGGGCGGGCAGCCAGCGCGTGGTGGAGATGCACGGCAACCTCTTCAAGACGCGATGCAGCAAGTGCAGCCGCGCCCCGTTCGAGGACACCACCGTGTACCCGGAGGGCACCGTGCCCACCTGTGATTCGTGTGGCGGCCGGCTGCGTCCGCACATCGTCTGGTTCGGCGAGTACCTGGACCCGGCGGACATGCAGCGCATCGAGGACTTCGCGCTGCGCGGCTCCACGTCGGGCGGGCGCTTCGTCTTCCTCGCGGCGGGCACGTCCGGCCTCGTCTACCCGGCCGCTGGCATCGTCAACCACGTCAGCGAGGCCGGGGGCGAGACGTGGCTGGTGAACCTGGACCCGGCGCAGAACACCAGCAAGTTCGACAACGTCATCACCGGCAAGAGCGGCGAGGTGCTGCCGAAGCTGGCGAAGCTGGTGTGA
- a CDS encoding FHA domain-containing protein — protein MPALLLLTGPSAGRRYEVLTEATIGRSPSCEIPLEDDQVSRRHALITLHEGQARIRDLRSRNGTLVNGERLSGEVVLQPGDRVRVGATTAVYEPPAVTFVEGGPKPHGHVPIEEVLPHVGTAAAMYSAGTALLGATSEAMVLRRLADEVMHALSADRAAALLGSSGGLLTASVVGAETLMVPQAMAQAALEHKELSQSGDAMCAPLVASGGMPFGVLYVTRAEPAFSAGEGQLLAALGRLGGEAYAAMRSRMEAEAPALTLVGTSRPLRTLLETARRAAASAAPVVIHGEPGTGKTLLARIVHSRSPRALGPLVTVDCRQPQPAVDEALFGRASAPGQPPMTSALLRADGGSLLLQHVQALPRASAERLARLLARRTAPSRQGGEEPVDVRVLATTLESLPLLATRGEVEASLARGLVGFELEVPPLRERRADVLVLLEGFSARAARRSRKEPPTLGPEARRLLVDYSWPQNVRELELVGERLGLLYAGSRVGALHLPPEIQEGGASTGPQTLQERVARLERDAIAEALREASGKKVRAAALLGISRPTLDKKIEEYGLSVERGRRGG, from the coding sequence ATGCCCGCACTCCTGCTGCTCACCGGTCCATCCGCGGGGCGCCGCTACGAGGTGCTCACGGAAGCGACGATCGGCCGCAGCCCGTCGTGTGAAATTCCCCTGGAGGACGACCAGGTCTCGCGCCGGCACGCGCTGATCACCCTTCACGAGGGACAGGCGCGCATCCGCGACTTGCGCTCGCGCAATGGGACGCTCGTCAACGGGGAGCGCCTGTCCGGCGAGGTGGTGCTGCAGCCGGGGGACCGCGTCCGCGTGGGTGCGACGACGGCAGTCTATGAGCCTCCGGCGGTGACCTTCGTCGAGGGCGGGCCCAAGCCGCACGGGCATGTGCCCATCGAAGAGGTGCTGCCGCACGTGGGCACGGCGGCGGCGATGTACTCCGCAGGGACGGCGCTGCTGGGGGCCACCAGCGAGGCCATGGTGCTGCGCCGGCTGGCGGACGAGGTGATGCACGCGCTCAGCGCGGACCGGGCCGCGGCGTTGCTGGGGAGCAGCGGAGGATTGCTCACCGCGTCCGTGGTGGGCGCGGAGACGTTGATGGTGCCGCAGGCCATGGCGCAGGCGGCGCTGGAGCACAAGGAGCTGAGCCAGTCGGGCGATGCGATGTGCGCGCCGCTGGTGGCCTCGGGAGGGATGCCCTTCGGCGTGTTGTACGTGACGCGCGCGGAGCCTGCGTTCAGCGCGGGCGAGGGCCAACTGCTCGCCGCGCTGGGGCGGCTGGGGGGCGAGGCGTATGCGGCGATGCGCTCGCGGATGGAGGCGGAGGCGCCCGCGCTGACGCTGGTGGGCACGTCGCGGCCGCTGCGCACGCTGCTGGAGACTGCCCGCCGTGCGGCGGCGAGTGCCGCGCCGGTGGTGATTCACGGCGAGCCGGGGACGGGGAAGACGTTGCTGGCGCGCATCGTCCACTCGCGCTCGCCGCGAGCGCTGGGGCCGCTGGTGACGGTGGACTGCCGGCAGCCGCAGCCGGCCGTGGACGAGGCGCTGTTCGGCCGGGCCAGTGCGCCGGGACAGCCGCCGATGACGTCGGCGCTGCTGCGCGCGGATGGCGGCTCGCTGCTGTTGCAGCACGTGCAGGCGCTGCCGCGTGCCTCGGCGGAGCGACTGGCGCGGCTGCTGGCCCGGAGGACCGCTCCGTCACGGCAGGGAGGTGAAGAGCCGGTGGACGTGCGGGTGCTGGCCACCACGCTGGAGTCGCTGCCGCTGCTGGCCACGCGGGGCGAGGTGGAGGCCTCGCTGGCGCGGGGGCTGGTGGGCTTCGAGTTGGAGGTGCCTCCGTTGCGCGAGCGCCGGGCGGATGTGCTCGTGCTGTTGGAGGGCTTCTCGGCGCGGGCGGCGCGGCGCTCGCGGAAGGAGCCTCCCACGCTGGGGCCCGAGGCGCGGCGCCTGTTGGTGGACTATTCGTGGCCGCAGAACGTGCGCGAATTGGAGTTGGTGGGCGAGCGGCTGGGGCTGTTGTACGCAGGGAGCCGCGTGGGCGCGCTGCACCTGCCGCCTGAAATCCAGGAGGGTGGTGCCTCAACCGGGCCGCAGACGTTGCAGGAGCGCGTGGCCCGGTTGGAGCGCGACGCCATCGCCGAGGCCCTGCGCGAGGCGAGCGGGAAGAAGGTCCGCGCGGCGGCGCTGCTCGGCATCAGCCGGCCCACGCTGGACAAGAAGATTGAAGAGTACGGACTCTCCGTCGAGCGCGGCCGGCGCGGCGGGTGA
- a CDS encoding deoxynucleoside kinase, translated as MARKKFIAIAGNIGAGKTELTSFLCRKYGLTPSFEPNDQNPYLADFYKDMKTWAFRSQLFFLTHKFRLHRELERTAGTVLQDRTLYEDAEIFAKNLHRQRLIDKRDWKTYCELYETISESLRPPDLMIYLRCPVQTLRERIRLRGRAMEKDIPTRYLQRLNALYEEWFENYKLSPVLVLATDKLDYLTNLVDRVDLFRQIEKHL; from the coding sequence GTGGCCAGGAAAAAGTTCATCGCCATCGCGGGCAACATCGGGGCCGGGAAGACGGAGCTCACGTCCTTCCTCTGCCGGAAGTACGGCCTGACTCCGTCCTTCGAGCCCAACGACCAGAACCCGTACCTGGCCGACTTCTACAAGGACATGAAGACGTGGGCGTTCCGCTCGCAGCTCTTCTTCCTGACGCACAAGTTCCGCCTGCACCGGGAGCTCGAGCGCACGGCGGGCACCGTGCTCCAGGACCGGACGCTCTACGAGGACGCGGAGATCTTCGCCAAGAATCTCCACCGCCAGCGGCTCATCGACAAGCGCGACTGGAAGACGTACTGCGAGCTGTACGAGACGATTTCCGAGTCGCTCCGGCCGCCCGACCTCATGATCTACCTGCGCTGCCCCGTGCAGACGCTGCGTGAGCGCATCCGCCTGCGCGGCCGCGCCATGGAGAAGGACATCCCCACCCGTTACCTTCAGCGCCTCAACGCCCTCTACGAGGAGTGGTTCGAGAACTACAAGCTGTCTCCCGTCCTGGTGCTGGCCACGGACAAGCTCGACTATCTGACCAATCTGGTGGACCGCGTGGACCTCTTCCGACAGATAGAGAAGCACCTGTGA
- the rplQ gene encoding 50S ribosomal protein L17, with amino-acid sequence MRHKVGQRKLHRTTSHRLAMLNNMVTSLLEHQAIRTTVPKAKEARKIAERIITLGKKGGLSNVRLAARTVKNRDVLQKVFGEYKDRYAKRPGGYTRLIRLGFRRGDAAEMALLELVDRPATQAAPAETEGAEAPKAE; translated from the coding sequence ATGCGTCACAAGGTCGGACAAAGGAAGCTGCACCGCACCACGAGCCACCGGCTCGCGATGCTGAACAACATGGTCACCTCGCTGCTCGAGCACCAGGCGATCCGCACCACGGTCCCCAAGGCGAAGGAAGCCCGGAAGATCGCGGAGCGCATCATCACCCTGGGCAAGAAGGGTGGCCTGTCCAACGTTCGCCTGGCGGCCCGTACGGTGAAGAACCGCGACGTGCTGCAGAAGGTGTTCGGCGAGTACAAGGACCGGTACGCGAAGCGTCCCGGTGGCTACACCCGCCTCATCCGGCTCGGCTTCCGCCGCGGCGATGCCGCGGAGATGGCCCTGCTGGAGCTGGTGGACCGGCCCGCGACGCAGGCCGCTCCCGCGGAGACCGAGGGTGCCGAGGCTCCCAAGGCCGAGTAG
- a CDS encoding lysophospholipid acyltransferase family protein — translation MRKLFCMFVAVVWSAVCFPLSILAMVVTLNSASSVWVARELWSPVLLWAGGAKLEVIGRENVDPNRPTIYVANHQSTIDIPAHFLAVPVPFRYVAKSQLKWVPFIGWFLALAGHVFINRTNRAKAIASLDAASAKIRGGKSIFLYPEGTRSPDGRILPFKKGPFALALKSRVPVVPVTIEGSGKLMPKNSWNITPGPIRVKVGKPIDTTGFAEDDREGLARAVREVIIADSLSLGGLGGDLDHAVADAGVEGVSTSRPRATTSP, via the coding sequence ATGCGCAAGCTCTTCTGCATGTTCGTGGCCGTGGTCTGGTCGGCGGTCTGCTTCCCCCTGTCCATCCTGGCCATGGTGGTGACGTTGAATTCCGCCAGCTCCGTGTGGGTGGCGCGTGAGCTCTGGTCCCCGGTGCTGCTGTGGGCGGGCGGCGCGAAGCTGGAGGTGATTGGCCGGGAGAACGTGGACCCGAATCGGCCCACCATCTACGTGGCCAACCACCAGTCCACCATCGACATCCCCGCGCACTTCCTGGCGGTGCCGGTGCCCTTCCGCTACGTCGCCAAGAGCCAGCTCAAGTGGGTGCCGTTCATCGGCTGGTTCCTCGCGCTGGCGGGACACGTCTTCATCAACCGCACCAACCGGGCCAAGGCCATCGCCTCGCTGGACGCGGCCTCGGCGAAGATTCGCGGAGGAAAGAGCATCTTCCTCTACCCGGAGGGCACGCGCTCTCCGGACGGCCGCATCCTCCCCTTCAAGAAGGGCCCCTTCGCCCTGGCCCTCAAGTCCCGCGTTCCCGTCGTCCCCGTCACCATCGAGGGCTCCGGCAAGCTGATGCCCAAGAACTCCTGGAACATCACGCCCGGCCCCATCCGCGTGAAGGTGGGCAAGCCCATCGACACCACCGGGTTCGCCGAGGATGACCGCGAGGGGCTCGCCCGCGCCGTGCGCGAGGTCATCATCGCGGACAGTCTCTCGCTGGGCGGCCTGGGTGGAGACCTGGACCACGCCGTCGCCGACGCGGGCGTCGAGGGCGTCAGCACCTCGCGCCCGCGCGCCACCACCTCCCCCTGA
- a CDS encoding tetratricopeptide repeat protein, giving the protein MKTNRSFLSRPWLRAAVLGLGLVTGCSHTAASTSGTRAPDSRTRARAYLEENQPEKALGLLQELHLQAPEDLDVARLLTEAQVKTGHTDAWITELQGRIAAKEGAVDQYMLGLALFSRARDAGAPAVAAFERAIALSPDTAEYHYRLGLARLESEQYAAAVEPLRRATTLAPERAGWRLPLAKALHRTGDASGAVEALGAVVRGKPSSAEVTTARALMDQIADPFSGFPKAAEAKLEEGLRYLKDLDAPQHAILSFEEILQDYPDLAVVHALLGLAYQRLDDAGRAVDEFKQAIERGPRDGKNQLYLGELYLSRQRPDAARPAFEKAVALNPLLDAAWFHLGDLHLERRDLAAAREAFTVAVSLQPEAVPPRGKLALVYQLDGDYASAERELRYVVEKDPENMEFSLRLGLLFTEQALKSSRPEARKTAAGEAERWLSKVLETQPENAVASRALQQLKAQ; this is encoded by the coding sequence GTGAAGACGAACCGCTCGTTCCTGTCGCGTCCCTGGCTTCGCGCCGCCGTGCTCGGCCTGGGCCTCGTCACCGGCTGCTCGCACACCGCGGCCTCCACCTCCGGCACCCGGGCTCCGGACTCGCGCACCCGGGCGCGGGCGTACCTGGAGGAGAACCAGCCGGAGAAGGCACTGGGGCTGCTTCAGGAGCTGCACCTCCAGGCGCCGGAGGACCTGGACGTGGCGCGCCTGCTGACCGAGGCCCAGGTGAAAACGGGCCACACGGACGCGTGGATTACGGAGCTCCAGGGCCGCATCGCCGCGAAGGAGGGCGCGGTGGACCAGTACATGCTCGGCCTCGCCCTCTTCTCGCGAGCGCGGGACGCGGGCGCGCCGGCGGTGGCCGCCTTCGAGCGCGCCATCGCGCTGTCCCCGGACACCGCCGAGTACCACTACCGCCTCGGCCTCGCGCGGCTGGAGTCCGAGCAGTACGCCGCCGCCGTGGAGCCCCTGCGCCGCGCCACCACGCTGGCCCCGGAGCGCGCCGGATGGCGCCTGCCCCTGGCCAAGGCGCTGCACCGCACGGGTGACGCCAGTGGCGCCGTGGAGGCCCTGGGCGCCGTCGTGCGCGGCAAGCCCTCGTCGGCGGAGGTCACCACCGCGCGGGCGCTGATGGACCAGATTGCGGACCCCTTCAGCGGCTTCCCCAAGGCCGCCGAGGCGAAGCTGGAAGAGGGCCTGCGCTACCTGAAGGACCTGGACGCGCCCCAGCACGCCATCCTCTCCTTCGAGGAGATTCTGCAGGACTACCCGGACCTGGCCGTGGTGCACGCACTGCTGGGCCTCGCCTACCAGCGCCTGGACGATGCCGGGCGCGCGGTGGACGAGTTCAAACAGGCGATTGAACGCGGCCCTCGCGACGGGAAGAACCAGCTCTACCTGGGCGAGCTGTACCTGTCCCGCCAGCGCCCGGACGCGGCGCGCCCCGCCTTCGAGAAGGCCGTGGCCCTCAACCCGCTGCTGGACGCGGCGTGGTTCCACCTGGGGGACTTGCACCTGGAGCGGCGAGACCTGGCCGCCGCGAGGGAGGCCTTCACCGTGGCCGTGTCGCTCCAGCCGGAGGCCGTGCCGCCGCGAGGCAAGCTGGCGCTCGTGTACCAGCTCGACGGGGACTATGCCTCCGCGGAGCGGGAGCTGCGGTACGTGGTCGAAAAGGACCCGGAGAACATGGAGTTCAGCCTGCGACTGGGGCTGCTCTTCACCGAGCAGGCGCTGAAGTCGTCGCGGCCGGAGGCGCGGAAGACAGCAGCCGGGGAAGCCGAGCGCTGGCTGAGCAAGGTGCTGGAGACGCAGCCGGAGAACGCCGTGGCGTCTCGTGCGCTCCAGCAACTCAAGGCGCAGTAG